A window of Paenibacillus polygoni contains these coding sequences:
- a CDS encoding DEAD/DEAH box helicase, translated as MVGFDKLGILPEWNEALRLQGIAVPTPVQEKSIPILLQGSDIIAEAQTGTGKTFAFMLPILQRLNAEDRSPQALIVAPTRELALQITTEAKKLTESREDIRVLAVYGGQDVEKQLHKLKGGAQIIIGTPGRLLDHLGRGTLVLDKVKMLVLDEADQMLHMGFLNDVEMLIKALPYKRQTMLFSATMPAGIRKLARAYMKDPVDVKVQSSNVIPVKQIRQLVVEVTDRTKQAALIGAIEQYRPYLGIIFCRTKRRASVLNEALQDLGYASDELHGDLSQAKRETVMKAFRNAKLQLLVATDVAARGLDVEGVTHVFNYDIPHDAESYIHRIGRTGRAGGKGLAITFAAQKDKPEIAKIEEGTEQRLDRAVWQSGIDGETGTIEKLAHGTSSWGSGGETRRVRSDAKRDASRAGGGRSGGRSGSRKGEDSSGNGRGRSRGQQGAFYDLERGGSKRSGESVRQVSDKPRSSGRSAGSTGQKRADSDRPWRASEGAASAGSKSRSSSGGYGSGRSSQSSSRSGSSSQSRDNRRSSSSSDRGRSGGRRGR; from the coding sequence TTGGTAGGTTTTGATAAGTTGGGCATTCTGCCCGAATGGAATGAAGCTCTGCGTTTGCAGGGAATTGCGGTACCGACACCGGTACAAGAAAAATCAATCCCGATTCTGCTCCAAGGATCGGATATTATTGCGGAGGCACAGACAGGAACAGGAAAAACGTTCGCTTTTATGCTGCCGATCCTGCAGCGTCTTAACGCGGAAGATCGTTCACCGCAAGCACTGATTGTAGCTCCTACAAGGGAACTTGCTCTACAAATTACAACCGAAGCGAAGAAGCTGACGGAATCAAGAGAAGATATTCGGGTTCTCGCGGTGTACGGTGGACAAGATGTGGAGAAACAATTGCACAAACTTAAAGGCGGAGCACAGATCATCATTGGTACGCCGGGAAGACTGCTGGATCATTTAGGCCGCGGAACGCTAGTGCTTGATAAAGTGAAAATGCTGGTTCTGGATGAAGCAGACCAAATGCTTCACATGGGATTCCTGAATGATGTGGAAATGCTCATTAAGGCACTCCCTTATAAACGTCAAACGATGCTGTTCTCTGCAACGATGCCTGCGGGTATTCGTAAACTGGCTCGTGCTTACATGAAAGACCCTGTTGATGTTAAAGTACAATCCAGCAATGTTATTCCTGTAAAACAAATTCGTCAGCTAGTGGTAGAAGTAACGGATCGTACAAAGCAAGCAGCTCTGATCGGGGCAATTGAGCAATACCGCCCATATCTCGGTATTATTTTCTGCCGTACGAAACGTCGTGCATCCGTTCTTAATGAGGCGCTGCAGGATCTGGGATATGCGAGTGACGAGCTGCATGGAGATCTCTCTCAAGCGAAGCGCGAGACGGTAATGAAAGCATTTCGTAATGCCAAGCTGCAGCTTCTTGTCGCTACGGACGTAGCAGCTAGGGGTCTTGATGTGGAAGGCGTAACGCATGTATTTAACTACGATATTCCTCATGATGCGGAAAGTTATATTCACCGGATCGGAAGAACAGGCCGTGCGGGAGGCAAAGGGCTCGCAATTACATTTGCTGCTCAGAAAGACAAGCCGGAGATTGCTAAGATCGAAGAAGGAACAGAGCAGCGTCTTGACCGTGCTGTATGGCAAAGCGGTATCGACGGCGAGACGGGAACGATTGAGAAGCTGGCTCACGGTACAAGTTCTTGGGGCAGCGGAGGCGAAACACGCAGAGTTCGTTCGGATGCGAAACGAGATGCCAGCCGTGCCGGCGGAGGAAGAAGCGGGGGCCGCAGCGGATCACGTAAGGGTGAGGATTCATCTGGTAATGGCCGGGGCAGAAGCCGCGGGCAGCAAGGTGCCTTCTATGATCTAGAGCGGGGCGGCAGCAAGCGCAGCGGCGAATCTGTGCGCCAAGTTTCGGACAAACCGCGCAGTAGTGGACGCTCTGCAGGCAGTACGGGGCAGAAGAGAGCAGACAGCGATCGTCCATGGCGCGCTTCAGAAGGAGCAGCTAGTGCCGGAAGTAAATCACGTTCGAGCAGCGGCGGTTATGGCAGCGGAAGAAGCTCACAAAGCAGCAGTCGGAGCGGTTCATCATCGCAAAGCAGAGATAACCGTCGTTCTTCGAGCAGCAGCGATCGTGGTCGCTCTGGGGGACGAAGAGGACGTTAA
- a CDS encoding aldehyde dehydrogenase has product MNVSEIVHKQKLYYRTGATRRYEARIKQLDLLKEAIRRRESEILEALKIDLSKSDQEAYMTEIGILFEKISFVSKRLKKWMKPRKVKTAKTHIGSKGYIVPEPYGSVLIIAPWNYPFQLAISPLIGAIAAGNTAVIKPSELTPHVSAVITSMIGEVFDPAYVTVVEGGVEASEMLLAEPFDNLFFTGSVAVGKLVMKAASERLIPVTLELGGKSPCIIHHDANMKLTAKRIAFGKLTNSGQTCIAPDYLLVHESVRDAFVTEYEKAIKQFYGKEPLLSDYYGRIVSPRHFERLQSFLTNGSIVLGGETDPESLKIAPTLLDEVSWDSPVMQEEIFGPILPMMTYKHLDEVIEAVNTRPKPLALYLFTVNQSVQDRIVEQIPFGGGSINDTLMHIATPYLPFGGVGESGMGNYHGEYSFTAFSHMKSILKQTNAFDIKFRYPSKTGSVMMRRFMK; this is encoded by the coding sequence ATGAACGTAAGTGAAATCGTACATAAACAGAAACTTTACTATAGAACGGGCGCAACCCGGCGTTATGAAGCAAGAATAAAGCAGCTAGATTTACTGAAAGAGGCCATTCGGCGCAGAGAATCTGAAATCCTCGAAGCACTGAAGATTGATCTAAGCAAAAGTGACCAAGAAGCATATATGACCGAGATCGGTATTTTATTTGAGAAAATTTCATTCGTTTCTAAACGTTTGAAAAAGTGGATGAAGCCTAGAAAAGTAAAAACGGCAAAAACCCATATTGGCAGTAAGGGATATATTGTCCCTGAACCTTATGGCAGCGTACTGATTATTGCTCCCTGGAATTACCCATTCCAGCTGGCTATCTCTCCCCTGATCGGAGCGATTGCAGCCGGCAATACGGCAGTGATTAAGCCATCGGAGCTGACGCCGCATGTATCTGCTGTCATCACTTCGATGATCGGAGAAGTATTTGATCCTGCTTATGTAACGGTTGTAGAGGGCGGTGTTGAGGCAAGCGAGATGCTGCTCGCTGAACCTTTTGACAACCTATTTTTCACAGGCAGTGTTGCGGTTGGTAAGCTGGTTATGAAAGCCGCCTCCGAGCGTCTTATTCCTGTGACGCTGGAGCTCGGCGGAAAAAGTCCATGTATCATTCATCATGATGCGAATATGAAGCTTACAGCAAAACGCATTGCATTTGGGAAACTGACAAACAGCGGGCAAACATGTATTGCTCCTGATTATTTACTGGTTCATGAGAGTGTAAGAGATGCATTTGTCACGGAATATGAAAAAGCAATCAAACAATTCTACGGGAAGGAACCCCTGTTAAGTGATTATTACGGAAGAATTGTTTCTCCTAGACATTTTGAACGATTACAATCTTTTCTCACGAACGGCTCCATTGTTCTTGGCGGGGAGACAGACCCTGAATCCCTGAAAATAGCACCGACCTTATTGGATGAAGTGTCCTGGGATAGTCCGGTTATGCAGGAGGAAATATTCGGACCCATTTTACCGATGATGACCTATAAGCACCTGGACGAAGTGATAGAGGCAGTAAATACTAGACCAAAACCACTCGCTTTGTATCTCTTTACGGTCAATCAGTCTGTTCAAGACCGAATTGTTGAACAAATACCTTTTGGTGGAGGGTCCATTAATGATACACTTATGCATATAGCTACACCATATTTGCCATTTGGCGGCGTAGGGGAAAGCGGCATGGGCAATTATCACGGAGAGTACAGCTTCACTGCATTCTCACATATGAAAAGTATCCTTAAGCAAACCAATGCTTTTGATATTAAATTTCGTTATCCTTCCAAGACCGGGTCTGTTATGATGCGCCGGTTCATGAAGTAG
- a CDS encoding ABC1 kinase family protein: MVVHIKNAGRYREIAMALMRHGFGYIVEEISFFQVLSLPRRWITHETGPEAKTLGERIRHVLEDLGPTFVKLGQLASTRSDLLPPGIISELTKLQDQVPPFSPEIARGLLEQELNSPLEELLTEFDDTPLAAASIGQVHIGRLRSGEQVAIKIQRPGISPVIQRDLNILKDFVALAERRWEWVTRYQLQEMVSEFAVSLLAELDYSYEGRNTEKVGLQFAENPEVHVPVIYWDYTTARVLTMEYMDGIMLNQRDVLTAKGYDLGNIAQRLVDSMLHQIFIEGFFHADPHPGNLMVMKNGALAYLDFGMVGRLNEDLKEQLSSLIISLMRKNTEGMVRAIQRLGMIPDGTNMASLRRDLDRIRDDYYDLPFSSISIGQALNDLFGVAQRHQVTMPSDVILLGKALVTLEGVIENLDPSISIIDMAEPFGRKLMREKFSSRRIKGKVLGGITELLETLIDLPGQARLLSSIISKGKLKVEISIPEIEQFEHKLDQITNKLSLSIVLLSFCILMVGLFIGASKMEQVWHVPLLEIGMIIAAFMVLWLIISMIRSRKQ; the protein is encoded by the coding sequence ATGGTAGTGCATATTAAAAATGCCGGTCGATATAGAGAAATTGCCATGGCGCTGATGCGTCATGGCTTCGGCTATATTGTGGAAGAAATCAGCTTCTTTCAGGTGCTATCTTTACCCAGAAGGTGGATTACCCATGAGACAGGTCCAGAAGCCAAAACCCTTGGGGAGCGGATAAGACATGTACTAGAGGATCTAGGGCCGACGTTTGTCAAATTAGGACAACTTGCAAGTACGAGGTCTGACCTGCTGCCTCCAGGGATTATATCGGAGCTGACCAAACTTCAAGATCAAGTCCCTCCTTTTTCACCAGAGATTGCAAGAGGGTTACTTGAACAGGAGCTGAACAGTCCGCTTGAAGAACTCCTTACAGAATTTGATGATACCCCTCTTGCAGCTGCGAGTATTGGTCAGGTACATATCGGCAGACTGCGGAGCGGAGAACAGGTAGCGATCAAAATTCAGAGACCGGGCATATCACCTGTTATTCAGCGTGACCTAAATATTCTCAAAGATTTTGTTGCGCTTGCCGAGCGCAGATGGGAATGGGTAACCAGGTATCAATTGCAGGAGATGGTGAGTGAATTTGCAGTATCTCTACTTGCAGAGCTGGATTACAGCTATGAAGGAAGAAATACAGAAAAGGTCGGGCTGCAGTTTGCGGAGAACCCAGAGGTTCATGTCCCTGTTATTTATTGGGACTACACAACTGCAAGAGTACTGACGATGGAGTATATGGATGGGATCATGCTGAATCAGCGGGATGTACTGACTGCGAAAGGGTATGATCTCGGAAATATAGCGCAGCGATTAGTAGATTCGATGCTGCACCAAATTTTTATAGAAGGCTTCTTCCATGCAGACCCCCATCCAGGCAATCTAATGGTCATGAAAAATGGGGCACTGGCTTACCTTGATTTCGGAATGGTCGGACGTCTTAATGAGGATTTAAAAGAGCAGCTTTCTTCCCTGATCATATCGCTGATGCGAAAGAATACCGAAGGAATGGTGCGAGCTATACAGCGCCTTGGTATGATTCCAGACGGCACCAATATGGCATCCCTTCGCAGAGACCTTGACCGAATCCGGGACGATTATTATGATCTTCCTTTTTCCAGTATCAGTATCGGGCAAGCGCTGAATGATTTATTTGGCGTGGCGCAAAGACACCAAGTAACTATGCCATCGGATGTAATCTTACTAGGCAAAGCACTCGTGACGCTTGAAGGGGTGATTGAGAATTTAGATCCTTCCATTAGTATTATTGATATGGCAGAACCTTTTGGCCGGAAGCTGATGCGTGAAAAGTTTAGCTCAAGACGGATTAAAGGAAAAGTGCTCGGCGGTATAACGGAGCTGTTAGAAACGTTAATCGACTTGCCGGGACAAGCACGGCTGCTGTCTTCCATTATCAGTAAAGGTAAACTGAAGGTCGAGATCAGCATTCCCGAAATTGAACAATTTGAACATAAGCTGGACCAAATCACCAATAAATTATCTCTCAGCATCGTACTCCTTTCTTTTTGTATTCTCATGGTAGGTCTGTTTATCGGTGCTTCCAAGATGGAGCAGGTCTGGCATGTACCGCTGCTCGAAATTGGCATGATTATTGCTGCTTTCATGGTATTATGGCTTATTATTTCGATGATCCGATCAAGAAAACAATAA
- a CDS encoding phasin family protein codes for MSDLFKKAVSLGLGLTLVSKEKVESVVGDLVKRGELAPSESKALIDKLMERGNEEQTGFKKMIEGQVEKVLIDLGVPTKTDVNRLNMRIEELEQKLSALEASQPAKKPETPILTSTPEIEQPPKGNEIE; via the coding sequence ATGAGCGATTTGTTTAAAAAGGCGGTTTCACTCGGACTAGGACTTACTCTGGTTAGTAAAGAGAAAGTGGAGAGTGTTGTAGGGGATCTCGTCAAACGCGGAGAACTGGCTCCATCTGAATCTAAGGCACTCATTGATAAGCTTATGGAACGTGGTAATGAAGAACAAACCGGCTTTAAGAAAATGATTGAAGGTCAAGTGGAGAAAGTGCTGATTGATCTGGGCGTACCCACCAAAACAGATGTAAACCGATTAAACATGCGGATCGAAGAACTGGAACAGAAACTGTCTGCACTCGAAGCGAGTCAGCCTGCGAAAAAACCAGAAACTCCGATTCTTACGTCAACGCCTGAAATAGAGCAGCCTCCTAAAGGAAATGAGATTGAATAA
- a CDS encoding ThuA domain-containing protein codes for MSRKKALLLGDYTHPMYHPLQGVDAEVSRILQDEMTVQCSENRNLMLMENLAGYDLLISYLDDWKGAIAPQQAAGLLSYVSGGGALLVLHNGISMHNRYEVAQLLGGRFTGHPAPRELRFQVTDPLHPIVSGIENFSMEEEPYEIEFDNFADITVLLEYMNEDGKSWPAAWAHNYGMGRVVYLMPGHSVPSFNNESFRRLLLQSAMWATRTKPRL; via the coding sequence ATGAGTCGAAAAAAAGCATTACTATTGGGAGATTATACACATCCCATGTATCACCCCTTGCAAGGAGTTGACGCAGAAGTCAGCCGTATCTTGCAAGATGAAATGACCGTACAGTGCAGTGAAAATCGCAATTTGATGTTAATGGAGAACTTGGCTGGCTATGATCTGCTAATTTCTTATCTGGACGATTGGAAGGGAGCTATTGCTCCGCAGCAGGCTGCTGGACTACTTAGTTATGTCAGCGGAGGAGGCGCTCTCCTGGTGCTGCATAACGGGATATCCATGCACAATCGTTATGAAGTAGCTCAATTACTAGGCGGCAGATTTACAGGTCATCCTGCTCCGCGTGAACTTAGGTTCCAAGTTACAGATCCGCTTCATCCTATTGTGTCAGGAATAGAGAATTTTTCAATGGAAGAGGAACCTTACGAGATTGAATTCGATAATTTCGCTGATATCACGGTTCTTCTTGAGTATATGAATGAAGATGGAAAATCGTGGCCTGCAGCTTGGGCTCATAACTATGGCATGGGGCGTGTTGTATATCTAATGCCAGGACATTCGGTTCCTTCTTTTAATAATGAATCATTCAGACGGCTTCTCTTACAGTCGGCAATGTGGGCTACCCGTACAAAGCCAAGACTCTAA